The Pseudomonas sp. G2-4 genome window below encodes:
- a CDS encoding mannitol dehydrogenase family protein, whose amino-acid sequence MPVVKRVPCVGAATQVGIVHLGLGAFHRAHQAVYLQRHLNRHGESDWGLCSANLRSNRTLVDQLREQDGRYHVAEYRDREQVTLREIGVLRQALYVGEGGPDLEQLLQRMAAPHTRIVTLTITEKGYCLSPSSGQLRSEDPVIAHDIAHPQTPRSAPGIVLEALRRRRVAGIPAFTVLCCDNMPDNGQRTRQAVSALAATQDNALAQWIDQHVAFPSCMVDRIVPAMDDESFRRLEQLDCHDPAAVVCESFSQWVIEDHFPLGRPDWEVEGVQMVEDVRPFETMKLRMLNGSHSLLAYVGLLVGHDTVFDAVSDANLLRLIGRYMAEEAAPTLDMPAGIDLSVYAHDLKARFANDSLQHRLRQIAMDGSQKLPQRWLLGAQQLLDQGRGIGCTALGIAAWIRYCTQPLPGGSAAVIDDPLNATFIDLAGRFEGPSLVDAFLDLDEVFPAGLSARVAFRDAVQSAYAALVRDGIGSLLHTFAAPNR is encoded by the coding sequence ATGCCTGTTGTGAAACGAGTGCCCTGCGTCGGTGCTGCAACGCAGGTCGGTATCGTGCATCTGGGCTTGGGCGCGTTTCATCGCGCCCATCAGGCGGTCTACCTGCAACGCCATCTCAATCGCCATGGCGAAAGTGACTGGGGGCTGTGCAGCGCCAACCTGCGGTCGAATCGCACGTTGGTCGATCAATTGCGCGAGCAGGACGGCCGCTATCATGTTGCCGAGTACCGCGACCGTGAACAGGTGACGCTGCGTGAGATCGGGGTGCTGCGCCAGGCTTTGTATGTGGGCGAGGGTGGCCCTGACTTGGAGCAGCTGTTGCAGCGCATGGCCGCGCCGCACACGCGGATCGTCACGCTCACCATCACCGAAAAAGGCTATTGCTTGAGCCCTTCCTCCGGGCAACTGCGCAGCGAAGACCCGGTGATTGCCCATGACATCGCTCATCCGCAAACGCCACGCTCAGCTCCCGGCATCGTCCTTGAAGCCCTGCGTCGGCGCCGCGTTGCCGGCATCCCCGCTTTCACGGTGTTGTGCTGCGACAACATGCCCGACAACGGCCAGCGCACGCGCCAGGCGGTCAGCGCTTTGGCGGCGACGCAGGATAACGCGTTGGCCCAGTGGATCGACCAACACGTGGCGTTTCCCAGCTGCATGGTCGACCGCATTGTGCCGGCCATGGATGACGAATCCTTCCGGCGACTGGAGCAACTGGACTGTCATGACCCGGCGGCAGTGGTCTGTGAAAGCTTCAGCCAGTGGGTGATCGAGGATCACTTTCCCCTCGGTCGCCCGGATTGGGAAGTGGAGGGCGTGCAGATGGTGGAGGACGTGCGCCCGTTCGAAACAATGAAACTGCGCATGCTCAATGGCAGCCATTCGTTGCTGGCCTATGTGGGACTGCTGGTCGGCCACGACACGGTGTTCGATGCCGTCAGCGACGCGAACCTGCTGCGCCTGATCGGGCGTTACATGGCCGAGGAGGCAGCGCCTACTTTGGACATGCCAGCGGGTATCGATCTTTCGGTCTATGCCCACGATCTAAAGGCGCGGTTTGCCAATGACAGCCTGCAACATCGCCTGCGCCAGATCGCCATGGACGGCTCGCAGAAACTGCCGCAACGCTGGTTGCTGGGTGCACAGCAATTGCTTGACCAGGGACGTGGCATCGGCTGTACCGCATTGGGCATCGCGGCCTGGATTCGCTACTGCACGCAGCCGTTGCCCGGCGGTTCGGCGGCGGTGATTGACGATCCTTTGAACGCGACCTTTATCGATCTTGCGGGACGATTCGAAGGCCCGTCGTTGGTGGACGCTTTTCTTGATCTGGACGAAGTCTTCCCGGCCGGGTTGTCGGCTCGCGTCGCCTTTCGCGATGCGGTGCAAAGTGCCTATGCAGCCCTGGTTCGCGATGGCATTGGCAGCCTTTTGCACACCTTTGCCGCACCCAACCGATAA
- the kdgR gene encoding DNA-binding transcriptional regulator KdgR: protein MDNSVIPSNDQVSAVGRTMAVLEALAEHPEESGVSEIANKLDMSKATVYRFLQSLKALGYVVQDAEDRYRLSVRLFELGAQALPHLDIVREAEPGMRRINELTGETVHLGILDEGSIVYVHKIDSKYNLRMYSRIGRRAPLYCTGIGKVLMAWLEEDELLAHLKEESFERRTANTLTSVEAYLEELETVRRQGYAEDHEEFEDNMRCLAAPIRDRFGHVIGGMSVSFPCFRFREELKQDYVKQLMEATQQISAQLGWHSR, encoded by the coding sequence ATGGACAACAGCGTCATCCCAAGCAATGATCAGGTGTCGGCCGTTGGCCGGACCATGGCCGTACTCGAGGCCTTGGCCGAGCATCCGGAAGAAAGCGGCGTCTCGGAAATCGCCAACAAACTGGACATGTCCAAGGCCACGGTTTATCGCTTTTTGCAGTCGCTCAAGGCGCTGGGGTATGTGGTGCAGGATGCCGAGGATCGCTATCGCCTCAGCGTCCGGCTATTCGAACTGGGGGCCCAGGCCCTGCCCCACCTGGACATCGTCCGGGAAGCGGAACCAGGCATGCGCCGGATCAACGAGCTGACGGGCGAGACGGTTCACCTGGGGATTCTTGACGAAGGCAGCATCGTCTACGTGCACAAGATCGACTCCAAGTACAACCTGCGCATGTACTCGCGCATTGGCCGGCGAGCGCCGCTGTACTGCACCGGCATCGGCAAGGTGCTGATGGCCTGGCTTGAAGAAGATGAGTTGCTGGCGCACCTCAAGGAAGAAAGCTTCGAGCGCCGCACGGCCAATACCCTGACCAGCGTCGAAGCCTATCTGGAAGAACTGGAAACGGTTCGCCGGCAAGGCTATGCCGAAGACCATGAAGAGTTCGAAGACAACATGCGCTGCCTGGCGGCGCCGATTCGCGACCGCTTCGGTCACGTGATCGGCGGCATGAGCGTTTCATTCCCGTGTTTTCGGTTCAGGGAGGAATTGAAGCAGGATTACGTCAAGCAACTGATGGAGGCCACGCAACAGATTTCAGCTCAGTTGGGTTGGCACTCGCGTTGA
- a CDS encoding sugar kinase, whose protein sequence is MDETRIHGSHTRPLKVALVGECMIEMHGEPGAAITQTFGGDTLNTAVYLARLSVPAAVTVDYMTAVGGDAFSLAMRQSWRNEDIADAHVRVIEEALPGLYFIQTDPHGERRFLYWRGEAAARRMFDGPEADPMLEALAGFDYVYLSGISLAILTLEGRERLMQALQRARQAGTCIVFDNNYRPHLWPDPETARQAYRDLLRLTDLALVTWDDDAILFGYRDTDALFSAYAQAGVSEVALKRGAASCLIQCPAGRFEVPAQNVARVIDTTAAGDSFSAAYLACRLQGGDPEQAARWGHRLAAQVVQYRGALIPQAAMPSMGTPAYPSVAQV, encoded by the coding sequence ATGGATGAAACACGAATCCATGGCTCACACACCCGCCCCTTGAAGGTGGCATTGGTGGGAGAGTGCATGATCGAGATGCACGGTGAACCGGGCGCTGCGATCACCCAGACTTTTGGTGGCGACACGCTCAACACGGCGGTCTATCTGGCCCGATTGAGTGTGCCCGCCGCGGTGACCGTGGACTACATGACCGCCGTGGGTGGCGATGCATTCAGCCTGGCCATGCGTCAATCCTGGCGTAACGAGGACATTGCTGACGCCCATGTCCGGGTGATCGAAGAGGCGCTGCCGGGACTGTATTTCATCCAGACCGACCCACACGGCGAGCGGCGTTTTCTCTACTGGCGCGGGGAAGCAGCGGCGCGGCGCATGTTCGACGGACCCGAGGCCGACCCCATGCTGGAGGCGCTGGCAGGGTTCGACTATGTGTACCTGAGCGGCATCAGCCTGGCGATCCTCACGCTCGAAGGGCGAGAACGCCTGATGCAGGCCTTGCAGCGGGCTCGCCAAGCGGGCACCTGCATCGTCTTCGACAACAACTACCGTCCCCACCTCTGGCCCGATCCCGAAACCGCCCGCCAGGCCTATCGCGACCTGCTGCGCCTGACCGACCTGGCCCTGGTCACTTGGGACGATGACGCCATCCTGTTCGGCTATCGCGACACCGACGCCTTGTTCAGCGCTTATGCGCAGGCCGGGGTCAGCGAAGTGGCCCTCAAGCGTGGCGCCGCGTCCTGCTTGATCCAATGTCCGGCGGGCCGTTTCGAAGTACCCGCGCAAAACGTTGCCCGTGTCATCGACACCACTGCCGCCGGCGATTCGTTCAGCGCTGCTTACTTGGCCTGTCGTCTGCAAGGCGGGGACCCGGAGCAGGCCGCGCGCTGGGGCCACCGCCTGGCTGCCCAGGTTGTCCAGTACCGAGGCGCACTGATTCCCCAAGCGGCCATGCCGAGCATGGGCACGCCTGCATATCCTTCCGTTGCACAGGTCTGA
- a CDS encoding alpha/beta hydrolase codes for MNSVDRLLLGTLRQVQRWKFGLKLRWHTSARGRLAYLQGTARQKGPTLVILHGLGASKDQWGPAILGLARHHPCVFVDLPGHGQSLYEPPAGFGPQALLAALEDLLETVREGPFVLVGSSLGGCVAGLYAAKYPRRVSHLVLLAPAGLGPTALGPALQAGLQGQGSVFGYRTVEEMRRFWSLVFKRPPQVRGRLAQAMAASGRSRFAAVQRAIEDFRREGLDVLLARLPLISSRTLVIWGQHDQVFLPAALENLLQQLPDARGQVIEDSGHVPYIEQGAEVVAAITGFISTSGVGEVRPCSK; via the coding sequence ATGAACAGCGTTGATCGACTGTTGCTCGGTACCTTGCGCCAGGTCCAACGCTGGAAGTTCGGTTTGAAACTGCGCTGGCACACCAGTGCTCGAGGGCGCCTGGCCTATCTGCAAGGCACTGCGCGTCAGAAGGGGCCGACATTGGTCATCCTTCATGGCTTGGGGGCCAGCAAGGACCAGTGGGGGCCCGCGATCCTGGGCTTGGCACGCCATCACCCTTGCGTCTTTGTCGATTTGCCGGGACATGGCCAATCCTTGTACGAGCCGCCTGCGGGCTTCGGACCGCAGGCCTTGCTGGCAGCGCTGGAGGACTTGTTGGAAACGGTACGCGAGGGTCCCTTCGTGCTGGTTGGCAGCTCTTTGGGCGGTTGCGTGGCCGGGTTGTATGCCGCGAAATACCCCCGGCGCGTCAGTCACCTGGTCTTGCTGGCGCCTGCCGGTCTCGGCCCGACGGCGCTGGGACCGGCATTGCAAGCTGGCCTGCAAGGGCAGGGCAGTGTCTTCGGCTATCGTACGGTCGAGGAGATGAGGCGCTTCTGGAGCCTGGTGTTCAAGCGGCCACCCCAAGTGCGAGGACGCCTGGCGCAGGCCATGGCGGCCAGCGGCAGGTCGCGGTTTGCTGCGGTGCAGCGGGCCATCGAGGATTTTCGCCGCGAAGGCCTGGACGTACTTCTCGCGCGGCTTCCACTGATCTCTTCGAGAACGCTGGTGATCTGGGGGCAGCATGACCAGGTGTTCCTGCCTGCCGCCCTGGAGAACCTGCTCCAACAACTGCCCGACGCCCGTGGCCAGGTCATCGAGGACTCTGGGCATGTGCCCTATATTGAACAGGGTGCGGAGGTCGTCGCGGCCATCACAGGGTTCATATCAACCTCCGGTGTCGGGGAGGTTCGACCATGCTCGAAGTGA
- a CDS encoding Zn-dependent oxidoreductase yields the protein MKAFQVRAPFEFGLAQVDSPQVAHGEVQVDVAYAGICGSDMHIIHGQNAFVRFPRVTGHEFSGVVRQVGEGVEHLQVGDRVCIDPVISCGTCYPCRIGRPNVCTRLQVIGVHRDGGFSEQVCVPAENAHRLPDAMSLSHGALVEPYSIALNVLDRMQPHPGDSVLIYGAGVIGLTLVQMARALGLTDITVTDVIDSRLETARALGASRTLNGQQVDVEATMRELTQGEGVPLIVDAACIPALMPQMVRLASPAGRIGLLGFTATPSDLVQLEMIKKELTLVGSRLNNRKFPKVIELIASGQLQVQDLISHRVTFDEMPGAIELIEKHPEQTRKVLVELTNAHH from the coding sequence ATGAAAGCGTTTCAGGTAAGAGCACCCTTCGAGTTCGGGTTGGCCCAGGTCGACTCACCCCAGGTGGCCCATGGTGAAGTCCAGGTCGATGTGGCGTATGCCGGCATCTGTGGCTCGGACATGCACATCATCCATGGGCAGAACGCATTCGTGCGTTTTCCCCGTGTCACTGGCCATGAATTTTCCGGCGTGGTCCGGCAAGTCGGCGAGGGCGTAGAACACCTTCAAGTGGGCGACCGGGTGTGCATCGATCCGGTGATCAGCTGCGGCACCTGCTATCCCTGCCGCATCGGCCGGCCCAATGTCTGCACCCGGCTGCAAGTGATCGGTGTGCACCGCGATGGCGGTTTCAGCGAGCAGGTCTGCGTGCCGGCAGAAAACGCCCATCGTTTGCCCGATGCGATGTCCCTCAGCCACGGCGCCCTGGTCGAGCCTTATTCCATTGCCCTGAATGTGCTTGATCGCATGCAGCCCCATCCGGGCGACAGCGTGCTGATCTACGGCGCCGGGGTGATCGGCCTGACCCTGGTGCAGATGGCCAGGGCCTTGGGGCTGACCGACATCACCGTGACCGACGTCATCGACAGTCGCCTGGAGACGGCGCGGGCCCTGGGCGCGAGTCGGACCCTCAACGGCCAGCAAGTCGATGTCGAAGCGACGATGCGTGAGCTCACCCAGGGCGAGGGCGTGCCGTTGATTGTCGATGCCGCCTGCATCCCGGCGCTGATGCCGCAGATGGTGCGCCTGGCCTCGCCGGCCGGTCGCATCGGGCTGTTGGGGTTCACTGCTACGCCCAGTGATCTGGTGCAGTTGGAAATGATCAAGAAGGAACTGACCCTGGTGGGTTCGCGGCTCAACAACCGCAAGTTTCCCAAGGTGATCGAACTGATCGCCAGCGGCCAGTTGCAGGTCCAGGACCTGATCAGTCATCGCGTCACTTTCGACGAGATGCCCGGCGCCATCGAGCTGATCGAGAAACACCCCGAGCAAACCCGCAAGGTTCTGGTGGAGCTGACGAACGCCCATCACTGA
- a CDS encoding acyl-homoserine-lactone synthase: MLEVIASTRSEMSPALFKALARYRYDVFVKGLGWALPCAEGFEVDAFDRPDTVYVLARDSRQEIVGCARLIPTDRPFLLGEVFPQLMGDTPLPSSSTVWELSRFASRRPLSRRAQVMRAWHDTTWLMSKVIGVAQTLGARRLIAFSAPGNERLLRRMGVSTHRIAGPQMVNEFPVVPFWINVAGYRHRAVAGKTQRECQPN, translated from the coding sequence ATGCTCGAAGTGATTGCCAGCACCCGCAGTGAGATGTCCCCGGCCCTCTTCAAGGCACTGGCGCGCTATCGGTATGATGTGTTCGTCAAGGGCCTCGGCTGGGCATTGCCCTGCGCCGAGGGCTTCGAGGTGGATGCTTTCGATCGGCCGGATACGGTGTATGTCCTGGCCCGCGACAGCAGGCAGGAAATCGTCGGGTGCGCACGCTTGATTCCTACCGATCGCCCCTTTCTGTTGGGGGAGGTGTTTCCCCAGTTGATGGGTGACACGCCGTTGCCGTCCTCAAGCACCGTCTGGGAGCTGTCCCGGTTTGCCAGCCGGCGTCCACTGTCGCGACGGGCCCAGGTCATGCGGGCCTGGCACGACACCACATGGTTAATGAGCAAGGTCATCGGCGTTGCGCAGACCCTTGGCGCACGTCGGTTGATTGCGTTCAGTGCGCCGGGAAACGAGCGCCTGCTCAGGCGCATGGGTGTCAGCACTCACAGGATTGCGGGGCCGCAGATGGTCAATGAGTTTCCAGTGGTGCCTTTCTGGATCAATGTGGCGGGTTATCGTCACCGTGCAGTGGCTGGTAAGACTCAACGCGAGTGCCAACCCAACTGA
- the uxuA gene encoding mannonate dehydratase has product MEQTWRWFGPKDPISLADVRQTGATGIVTALHEIPNGEVWPVETIAARKQMIEAAGLSWSVVESIPVHEDIKRGCGRRDEYIANYQQSVRNLASCGVDIVCYNFMPVLDWTRTDLTYELADGGWALRFDQTAFAAFDLFILQRPGAQAEYSAEDIQQAKAYFEQLTPAKRETLVNTLIAGLPGAEEHYSLENFRALLRTYADIDEARLREHLGYFLRAVIPVAEEVGVRMAIHPDDPPRALLGLPRILSTAEDAQWLLDAAPSPANGLTFCTGSYGVREDNDLVAMAKHFAPFIYFTHLRSTRREADPRSFHEAHHLDGDVDMVGVISALVAEERRREREGGPRLPLRPDHGHQLLDDQHRKSNPGYSLIGRLKGLAEIRGVELAVRRQLG; this is encoded by the coding sequence ATGGAACAGACATGGCGTTGGTTTGGCCCCAAAGACCCGATCTCCCTGGCGGACGTCCGTCAAACCGGTGCGACGGGTATCGTCACGGCGCTGCACGAAATTCCCAACGGCGAAGTATGGCCGGTGGAGACCATCGCGGCGCGCAAACAGATGATCGAAGCGGCTGGCTTGAGCTGGTCAGTGGTGGAAAGCATCCCGGTGCACGAGGACATCAAGCGCGGCTGCGGACGACGCGATGAGTACATCGCCAACTACCAGCAAAGCGTGCGCAACCTGGCGAGCTGCGGCGTCGATATCGTTTGCTACAACTTCATGCCGGTCCTGGACTGGACCCGTACCGACTTGACCTATGAACTGGCGGATGGTGGCTGGGCGTTGCGCTTCGATCAAACCGCGTTTGCCGCCTTCGACCTGTTCATTCTCCAGCGCCCGGGTGCGCAGGCCGAATACAGCGCCGAGGATATCCAGCAGGCCAAGGCCTACTTCGAGCAACTCACGCCAGCTAAGCGCGAAACCCTGGTCAACACCTTGATTGCGGGCTTGCCCGGTGCCGAGGAGCATTACAGCCTGGAAAACTTCCGGGCCTTGCTGCGCACCTACGCCGACATCGACGAAGCCAGGTTGCGTGAACACCTGGGGTATTTCTTGCGCGCGGTGATCCCGGTGGCAGAGGAGGTGGGTGTGCGCATGGCGATTCACCCGGACGATCCGCCCCGTGCGCTGCTAGGCTTGCCACGCATCCTGTCCACCGCTGAAGACGCCCAATGGTTGCTGGACGCCGCCCCAAGCCCGGCCAATGGCCTGACGTTCTGCACTGGCTCCTACGGCGTGCGCGAAGACAACGACCTGGTGGCGATGGCCAAGCACTTCGCGCCCTTCATCTACTTCACCCACCTGCGCTCAACCCGCCGCGAAGCGGATCCGCGCAGCTTCCACGAAGCCCATCACTTGGATGGCGACGTCGACATGGTGGGGGTCATCAGTGCCTTGGTGGCGGAAGAGCGCAGGCGAGAACGCGAAGGCGGCCCACGCTTGCCGCTGCGTCCGGACCATGGGCACCAGCTGCTCGACGATCAGCACCGCAAAAGCAATCCCGGCTACTCGCTGATCGGCCGCCTCAAGGGCCTGGCGGAAATCCGTGGTGTGGAACTGGCCGTGCGTCGGCAACTGGGCTAG
- the manD gene encoding D-mannonate dehydratase ManD has translation MKIIEARVIVTCPGRNLVTLKIVTDEGIYGIGDATLNGRELAVVAYLEEHVLPALIGRDAHRIEDIWQYLYRGAYWRRGPVTMTAIAAVDVALWDIKAKAANMPLYQLLGGKSRKRVMVYGHATGRDIEGCLDEVARHVELGYKAVRVQCGVPGIATTYGVAKRSGERYEPADSDLPAEHVWDTAKYLNYVPKLFAAVRERFGDDLHILHDVHHRLTPIEAGRLGKAVEPYNLFWLEDCTPAENQQAFRLIRQHTTTPLAVGEVFNSIHDCRELIQEQLIDYIRTTLVHAGGITHVRRIADFAALFQVRTGFHGATDLSPVCMGAALHFDTWVPNFGIQEHMPHEARIDEVFPHAYRFEDGHFTPGEAPGHGVDIDEDLARQYPYKRASLPVNRLEDGTLWHW, from the coding sequence ATGAAAATTATAGAAGCGCGCGTCATCGTTACCTGCCCGGGTCGCAACCTGGTTACCTTGAAGATCGTCACTGACGAGGGCATCTACGGCATCGGCGACGCGACCTTGAATGGCCGCGAACTGGCGGTGGTGGCCTATCTGGAGGAACACGTCCTGCCCGCGCTGATCGGCCGCGACGCCCACCGAATCGAGGACATCTGGCAGTACCTGTATCGCGGCGCGTATTGGCGGCGTGGCCCGGTGACCATGACCGCCATCGCCGCCGTCGATGTGGCGCTCTGGGACATCAAGGCCAAGGCGGCGAACATGCCGTTGTATCAGTTGCTGGGCGGCAAGAGTCGCAAGCGGGTAATGGTCTATGGGCATGCCACCGGCAGGGACATCGAAGGTTGCCTGGACGAAGTCGCCCGCCACGTCGAGCTGGGCTATAAAGCCGTGCGCGTGCAATGCGGCGTGCCCGGCATCGCCACCACCTACGGCGTCGCCAAGCGCAGCGGCGAGCGCTACGAGCCGGCCGACAGCGACCTGCCGGCCGAACACGTCTGGGACACCGCCAAATACCTCAACTACGTACCCAAGCTGTTCGCCGCCGTGCGCGAACGTTTTGGCGACGACCTGCATATCCTCCATGACGTGCACCATCGCCTCACGCCCATCGAAGCGGGACGCCTGGGCAAGGCCGTGGAGCCGTACAACCTGTTCTGGCTCGAAGACTGTACCCCGGCCGAAAACCAGCAGGCCTTTCGCCTGATCCGCCAGCACACCACCACGCCTTTGGCCGTTGGCGAGGTGTTCAACTCCATCCATGACTGCCGCGAGTTGATCCAGGAACAGTTGATCGACTACATCCGCACGACGCTGGTGCATGCCGGCGGCATTACCCATGTGCGGCGCATTGCCGATTTTGCCGCGCTGTTCCAGGTGCGCACCGGTTTTCACGGGGCCACCGACCTCTCGCCGGTGTGCATGGGCGCGGCCCTGCATTTCGATACCTGGGTGCCCAACTTCGGTATCCAGGAGCACATGCCTCACGAAGCGCGCATCGATGAAGTCTTCCCCCATGCCTATCGCTTCGAGGACGGCCATTTCACGCCGGGCGAAGCACCGGGGCACGGCGTCGACATCGATGAAGACCTCGCCCGCCAATACCCCTACAAGCGCGCCAGCCTGCCGGTCAACCGCCTGGAAGACGGGACGCTCTGGCACTGGTGA
- a CDS encoding DMT family transporter translates to MPLKDSLLALLVTLLWGAQVTAVKIGGAELPPILMVAMRYAIMALFLMPLLKRVKREQFGPMVLVATITGTLHFGLLYCGIARVDASTSAIIYQLAAPFTLVLAFALLGEVLKVRVLVGILLAFAGVLVLLVKPSASGTFVGMLLVALAALAFAVGSVLTKRLGPLDPLALSAWTAVIAAPQLLLWSFVQEGGQWASVHTASAQAWWAVLYTALSGGLLGFGLWFWLLGRNSMQQLSPYLLLVPLFAIAVSQIMLAEGISQRLVIGAALTLAGVALCQLRLPARFFLKAGGSKGQGVADEQR, encoded by the coding sequence CGTTGCTGGTCACGCTTCTCTGGGGCGCCCAGGTCACAGCGGTGAAGATTGGCGGCGCCGAGCTGCCACCTATCCTCATGGTCGCCATGCGCTATGCGATCATGGCGCTGTTCCTCATGCCATTGCTCAAGCGGGTCAAGCGCGAGCAGTTCGGGCCGATGGTCTTGGTCGCCACGATTACCGGCACTTTACATTTTGGCTTGCTGTATTGCGGTATCGCCCGGGTAGACGCTTCTACCTCGGCAATCATCTATCAGCTGGCGGCACCCTTTACCCTCGTTTTGGCGTTCGCGTTATTGGGTGAAGTCCTGAAAGTGCGGGTGCTGGTGGGCATTTTGCTGGCGTTTGCCGGTGTGCTGGTGCTGCTGGTCAAGCCGTCAGCGAGCGGGACTTTTGTCGGCATGCTGCTGGTGGCTCTGGCGGCCTTGGCATTCGCTGTCGGATCGGTGTTGACCAAGCGCCTCGGGCCGCTGGATCCACTGGCCTTGAGTGCCTGGACCGCGGTCATCGCCGCGCCGCAACTGTTGTTGTGGTCCTTCGTCCAGGAAGGCGGGCAATGGGCAAGCGTCCACACGGCCAGCGCCCAGGCGTGGTGGGCGGTCCTCTACACAGCTCTCAGTGGCGGTCTCTTGGGATTCGGCCTGTGGTTCTGGTTGCTCGGGCGCAATTCGATGCAGCAACTGAGCCCGTATCTGCTTCTGGTGCCATTGTTCGCGATCGCTGTCAGCCAGATCATGCTCGCCGAAGGCATCAGCCAGCGCCTGGTGATCGGCGCAGCGCTGACGCTGGCGGGTGTGGCGCTGTGCCAACTGCGCCTACCCGCAAGATTCTTTCTCAAGGCCGGCGGCAGCAAAGGGCAAGGGGTGGCGGATGAACAGCGTTGA
- a CDS encoding MFS transporter has product MFGQGRSLIIIMLFLAGVINYLDRSALSVAAPFIQKDYGLSTGEMGMIFSSFFVGYAAFNFIGGWAADRYGAKTTLLLAMVLWSLFSGLTVLTVGFASLVLIRILFGMGEGPLSVTTSKMVNNWYAPKHRARAIGTSMSGTPLGGAISGPVVGFIAVTYGWKVSFIIIMLVGLIWAAVWYKFVKEKPEGEGAEEILRAEGQSDLAAQPVFPLRFYLKQPTVLFTSLAFFSYNYTLFFFLTWFPSYLTMAHGLNVKDMSIATVIPWVLGFLGLALGGFISDFVFKKTGRMMFSRKVVLVTCLLACAVCIACAGMVKTLYPAVILVALAVFFLYLTGAIYWAIIQDTVPAARVGGVSGFMHFLANTSGIIGPTLTGFLVQFTGSFTSAFLLAGLLTVIGAVCVARYVKPLAVANTADSAAQGSQPASALSHP; this is encoded by the coding sequence ATGTTTGGTCAAGGACGTAGCTTAATCATCATCATGCTGTTCCTGGCCGGGGTCATCAACTACCTCGACCGCTCGGCACTGTCTGTGGCGGCCCCTTTCATCCAGAAGGACTACGGTCTGAGTACGGGTGAGATGGGCATGATCTTCAGTAGTTTTTTCGTTGGCTATGCTGCTTTCAACTTCATCGGTGGCTGGGCCGCCGACCGTTACGGCGCCAAGACCACGTTGTTGCTGGCGATGGTGTTGTGGTCGTTGTTCAGCGGCCTCACCGTACTGACGGTGGGCTTTGCTTCGCTGGTGCTCATCCGGATCCTGTTCGGCATGGGCGAAGGACCGCTGAGCGTGACCACCAGCAAGATGGTCAACAACTGGTACGCCCCCAAGCACAGGGCCCGGGCGATTGGTACGTCGATGTCCGGCACGCCGCTGGGCGGGGCGATTTCCGGCCCGGTGGTGGGCTTTATCGCCGTCACCTACGGCTGGAAGGTCTCGTTCATTATCATCATGCTGGTCGGCCTGATCTGGGCGGCGGTGTGGTACAAGTTCGTCAAGGAAAAGCCTGAGGGCGAGGGCGCCGAGGAGATTCTTCGGGCCGAGGGGCAAAGCGACCTGGCGGCACAACCGGTGTTCCCGCTGCGCTTCTACCTCAAGCAGCCGACGGTGTTGTTCACCTCCCTGGCATTCTTTTCCTATAACTACACGCTGTTTTTCTTCCTGACCTGGTTCCCCAGCTACTTGACCATGGCCCACGGCCTGAACGTCAAGGACATGAGCATCGCCACAGTCATTCCCTGGGTCCTGGGTTTCCTCGGCCTGGCCTTGGGCGGTTTCATTTCCGACTTCGTGTTCAAGAAAACCGGGCGGATGATGTTCTCCCGCAAAGTAGTGCTGGTGACATGCCTGCTGGCCTGCGCGGTCTGTATCGCCTGTGCCGGGATGGTCAAGACGCTGTATCCGGCGGTCATTCTCGTGGCTTTGGCGGTGTTCTTCCTCTACCTCACCGGCGCCATCTATTGGGCGATCATCCAGGACACCGTGCCGGCGGCGCGGGTGGGCGGCGTCAGTGGTTTCATGCACTTTCTGGCGAACACCTCGGGCATTATCGGCCCAACCTTGACGGGCTTCCTGGTGCAGTTCACCGGTTCGTTCACCAGTGCGTTCCTGCTGGCGGGGCTGTTGACCGTAATCGGCGCGGTGTGTGTGGCGCGCTATGTAAAACCCCTGGCGGTAGCCAATACCGCTGACTCGGCTGCACAAGGCTCGCAACCGGCTTCGGCCCTGAGCCATCCCTGA